From one Brachypodium distachyon strain Bd21 chromosome 4, Brachypodium_distachyon_v3.0, whole genome shotgun sequence genomic stretch:
- the LOC100834536 gene encoding vacuolar protein sorting-associated protein 22 homolog 1 → MRRRPGIAGLQNAAATRDKFRQVGENVAKVRTDVMQEQLATFRSQLEEFARKHKSDIRKNSVFRQQFHEMCSKVGVDPLASNKGVWAELLGIGDFYYELGVQIVDICIATRSHNGGLIDLLELRKLLCQKRKTDLGSLSSDDCLRAISKLKVLGSGFEVISVGKKKLVRSVPTELNKDHNGILELAQAKGYVTVEEVVKEFSWSTGRAIDALETLLKEGLAMIDDGHRDGKRRYWFPCVTLTSDATGAELKS, encoded by the exons ATGAGGAGGCGACCCGGGATCGCTGGCTTGCAGAACGCTGCGGCCACTCGC GACAAATTCCGTCAGGTCGGGGAGAATGTGGCCAAGGTCAGGACGGATGTCATGCAGGAGCAGCTCGCCACTTTCAGGTCTCAGCTCGAAGAATTTGCTCGCAAGCATAAG AGTGATATCCGTAAAAATTCAGTATTTAGACAGCAGTTTCATGAAATGTGTTCAAAAGTTGGAGTAGATCCTTTGGCATCTAATAAAGGAGTCTGGGCAGAGCTTCTAGGGATTGGTGACTTCTACTATGAATTAG GTGTTCAGATTGTGGACATATGCATAGCTACCAGATCGCATAATGGTGGTTTGATTGATTTGCTAGAACTCCGCAAACTTCTTTGCCAGAAGAGAAAAACTGATCTTGGATCATTATCGTCAGATGACTGTTTACGTGCTATAAGCAAGCTGAAG GTCCTCGGTAGTGGTTTTGAAGTAATTTCTGTGGGGAAGAAAAAGCTTGTGCGATCGGTTCCTACTGAATTGAATAAGGATCACAATGGGATACTTGAGCTAGCCCAG GCTAAAGGCTATGTCACAGTAGAAGAAGTTGTGAAGGAATTCTCATGGTCAACTGGTCGCGCAATTGATGCCCTTGAAACTTTGCTGAAG GAGGGACTTGCTATGATTGACGATGGGCACAGGGATGGCAAGCGTAGATATTGGTTCCCGTGCGTCACCCTCACATCCGATGCAACTGGTGCTGAATTGAAGTCATAA
- the LOC104584710 gene encoding uncharacterized protein LOC104584710, translating into MATEKRRRHHSPPVITSGDSSSSIPTTSVHSASPPLDLLPDIARRLTSLEDFFSLRASCTAYRALLPASRDLFASQAPLLLVSLFPSFSEALFHPRLRRVHRFRLPWGHHLPPSRHTLFYAHGFLVTATTAATQYPPRLLLLHLFTGEQQRLPKVPTPFSRVILSDDLLAVLFLPGRPTIQHCHPGDALWRVAAADTPHVFDDLIFVDSTLYALVGLRLAILELSESSLELSFLGGEYDEETRPVGERFMLGECEGEVLLISEEHGETVVYRVFRWVSGEGKWAMITSLGGRTLFLGFNGFAACVGPGLPEIRGDCIYAAGRRLGEWYEYSLVNGTCDVCYAEYVGAPPLNNNSPIRPLVWVFPSLMQA; encoded by the coding sequence ATGGCGACGGAGAAGCGTCGGCGCCACCACTCACCGCCGGTTATCACCTCCGGCGACTCCTCTTCGTCGATCCCGACCACGTCCGTCCACTCGGCGTCCCCTCCGCTGGATCTCCTCCCGGATATCGCCCGTCGGCTTACCTCCCTAGAGGACTTCTTCTCCCTCCGCGCCTCGTGCACCGCCTACCGCGCCCTTCTCCCGGCGTCCCGTGACCTCTTCGCCTCGCAAGCCccactcctcctcgtctcccttTTCCCTTCCTTCTCCGAGGCGCTCTTccacccccgtctccgccgcgtCCACCGCTTCCGCCTTCCCTGGGGCCATCACCTGCCCCCTTCCCGCCACACCCTCTTCTACGCCCACGGCTTCCTCGTCACTGCCACCACCGCGGCCACCCAGTACCCCCcgaggctcctcctcctccacctcttcACCGGTGAACAGCAACGACTCCCCAAGGTCCCCACCCCTTTCTCCCGCGTCATCCTCTCTGACGACCTCCTCGCCGTGCTCTTCTTGCCTGGCAGACCGACCATCCAGCACTGCCACCCCGGTGATGCGCTCTGGCGTGTGGCCGCCGCTGATACGCCCCACGTCTTTGACGATTTGATCTTCGTCGACAGCACCCTCTACGCCCTGGTTGGCCTCCGTCTTGCCATACTCGAGCTGTCAGAAAGTTCGCTGGAGCTGTCGTTTCTTGGAGGAGAGTATGATGAGGAGACTAGGCCAGTGGGAGAGCGATTCATGCTCGGGGAGTGCGAGGGTGAGGTGTTGCTCATCAGCgaggagcatggggagacAGTTGTGTACCGTGTTTTCCGATGGGTGTCTGGGGAGGGGAAGTGGGCGATGATCACAAGCTTGGGTGGACGAACTCTGTTTTTGGGCTTCAACGGATTCGCGGCTTGCGTTGGTCCAGGTTTACCTGAAATTCGAGGTGATTGCATATATGCAGCTGGGCGACGCTTGGGCGAGTGGTATGAATATTCCTTGGTTAATGGAACTTGTGATGTTTGCTACGCTGAGTATGTGGGTGCGCCACCCCTGAACAACAATTCACCTATCAGGCCTCTGGTTTGGGTCTTTCCGAGCTTGATGCAAGCATGA